Proteins encoded by one window of Streptomyces sp. NBC_01477:
- a CDS encoding NADH-quinone oxidoreductase subunit B: MDLTPAASAAQAAASGGSGVPGVPGSSVAGSGFGSGSDGAGGAGGASVAPPELLPEPRRLGPLSRLAPEPMKVVLNWGRRYSLWVFNFGLACCAIEFIAASMARHDFIRLGVIPFAPGPRQADLMIVSGTVTDKMAPAVKRLYEQMPEPKYVISFGACSNCGGPYWDSYSVTKGVDQIIPVDVYVPGCPPRPEALLQGILKLQEKIARESLAERYAPARPSVQALTSGLVTPPAAPGAASGPDTGSGSGAATGTGSAPGSGSDSASGSGSGSGDTL, translated from the coding sequence ATGGACCTGACCCCGGCCGCTTCGGCGGCCCAGGCTGCTGCTTCCGGCGGCTCCGGCGTTCCTGGCGTCCCCGGCTCCAGCGTCGCTGGCTCCGGCTTCGGCTCCGGCTCCGACGGTGCGGGAGGCGCGGGTGGCGCCTCCGTCGCACCGCCCGAGCTGCTTCCCGAGCCGCGCCGGCTCGGCCCGCTGTCCCGGCTGGCGCCCGAGCCGATGAAGGTGGTCCTGAACTGGGGCCGCCGCTACAGCCTGTGGGTCTTCAACTTCGGCCTCGCCTGCTGCGCGATCGAGTTCATCGCCGCCTCCATGGCCCGGCACGACTTCATCCGGCTCGGCGTGATCCCGTTCGCCCCCGGGCCGCGGCAGGCCGACCTGATGATCGTCTCGGGCACGGTGACGGACAAGATGGCCCCGGCCGTCAAACGGCTCTACGAGCAGATGCCCGAGCCGAAGTACGTCATCTCCTTCGGCGCCTGCTCCAACTGCGGCGGCCCGTACTGGGACTCGTACTCGGTGACCAAGGGCGTCGACCAGATCATCCCGGTCGACGTCTACGTCCCCGGCTGCCCGCCGCGGCCCGAGGCGCTGCTCCAGGGCATCCTCAAGCTCCAGGAGAAGATCGCCCGCGAGTCGCTGGCGGAGCGGTACGCGCCCGCCAGGCCGTCCGTCCAGGCGCTGACCAGCGGGCTCGTCACCCCGCCGGCCGCACCGGGTGCCGCGTCCGGGCCGGACACCGGTTCTGGCTCCGGCGCCGCTACGGGTACGGGTTCCGCTCCGGGGTCCGGTTCTGATTCCGCTTCCGGTTCCGGTTCAGGCTCGGGGGACACGCTGTGA
- a CDS encoding dihydroorotase yields MERVGVAGRDGLYDLVVADGLIQELRPAPPGASGGVVLPGLVDLHTHLREPGGEEAETLATGARAAAAGGFTDVFAMANTAPVTDTVARVRELRRRAEGLPVRVHPVAAATTGLDGQALVDVAALAAAGVTLFSDDGRCVDDAGLVLDLLTAMARHGTAFAQHAQSTAIVRDGVVNSPVAAGLGVPGWPAAGEEAVIGRDLALAAATGGRLHICHVSTAGAVALVRAAKRDGLPVTAEVTPHHLVLTDRHAVRRGPALKVNPPLRSAEDVTAVREALRDGTIDIVATDHAPHPARTKSGSWLTAAFGLTSLETALPVVADVFTDLRTGTVDWAAVAAVMSVRPAAVGGVADLAGRPTAPGEPATFCVVRPERWRPHPAARFSRSANSPFHGADFAHRVRLTALAGRPTHTLP; encoded by the coding sequence GTGGAGCGGGTCGGTGTCGCCGGGCGGGACGGACTGTACGACCTGGTCGTCGCCGACGGGCTGATCCAGGAGCTGCGGCCCGCCCCGCCCGGGGCCTCCGGCGGCGTCGTGCTGCCAGGGCTCGTGGACCTGCACACCCATCTGCGCGAACCGGGCGGCGAGGAGGCCGAGACCCTGGCGACCGGGGCGCGGGCCGCCGCGGCCGGCGGTTTCACCGACGTCTTCGCGATGGCGAACACCGCACCGGTCACCGACACCGTGGCCCGGGTGCGCGAATTGCGGCGGCGTGCCGAGGGCCTGCCGGTCCGGGTCCACCCGGTGGCCGCGGCGACCACGGGACTCGACGGGCAGGCGCTGGTCGACGTGGCCGCGCTGGCCGCCGCGGGCGTGACCCTCTTCTCCGACGACGGGCGCTGCGTGGACGACGCGGGACTGGTGCTCGACCTGCTCACCGCGATGGCCCGGCACGGCACCGCCTTCGCCCAGCACGCGCAGAGCACCGCCATCGTCCGCGACGGGGTGGTCAACAGCCCCGTCGCCGCAGGCCTGGGCGTGCCCGGCTGGCCGGCCGCGGGAGAGGAGGCCGTCATCGGCCGTGACCTGGCGCTGGCGGCGGCGACCGGCGGCCGGCTGCACATCTGCCACGTGTCCACCGCGGGCGCCGTCGCCCTGGTGCGGGCCGCCAAACGCGACGGGCTGCCGGTCACCGCGGAGGTGACCCCGCACCACCTCGTCCTCACCGACCGGCACGCGGTCCGCCGGGGCCCCGCGCTCAAGGTCAACCCGCCGCTGCGCTCGGCCGAGGACGTGACGGCGGTGCGCGAGGCCCTGCGCGACGGCACGATCGACATCGTCGCCACCGACCACGCCCCGCACCCGGCCCGTACGAAGTCCGGTTCCTGGCTGACCGCGGCCTTCGGCCTGACGTCCCTGGAGACGGCGCTGCCGGTGGTGGCCGACGTCTTCACCGACCTGCGTACCGGCACGGTGGACTGGGCCGCGGTGGCCGCCGTGATGTCCGTACGCCCGGCGGCCGTCGGCGGCGTCGCCGACCTCGCGGGCCGCCCGACGGCGCCGGGCGAACCGGCGACCTTCTGCGTCGTACGCCCCGAGCGCTGGCGCCCGCACCCCGCCGCCCGCTTCAGCCGCTCGGCCAACTCCCCCTTCCACGGTGCCGACTTCGCCCACCGCGTCCGGCTGACCGCGCTGGCCGGCCGCCCCACCCACACCCTCCCGTAG
- a CDS encoding Zn-dependent hydrolase, giving the protein MTDAPVPGTVNATHAAGAEPDAVGAATVPDTAADPPGTRVADASADRSAPGTRVADVDATAPGAGGLVVDSGRIGAHLAGFAALSEGGPGCTRLAYSRLEREAHAVFAAHMGALGLAVGTDEAGNTVAELAGTGEGGAVGTGSHLDTVPQGGGFDGIVGVVAAMEVAEVVVRQGVPHRRPWRFVAFAAEEGARFGQACNGSRMAAGLTGAADLAGFTDRDGVTMAAAMAAAGLRPDRVDRARWRPEDWFAFVELHIEQGEVLRSQGLGIGVVDVISGSTRLRVRVEGRATHSGGTPMHLRRDALVTAAECVVLGDRLARDPQHRGVRVTVGRLGVEPGSITTVPGAVEFFVDIRDVDPVRQRATATALARDFDALARSHGVGLSTEVVADTSPVLLPGWVADHARDACAALGSAYRVLPSGASHDAQQINHVVPTGLLFVPSDDGLSHVPEEFTPTDQIAAGVRVLLETLRRLDGADR; this is encoded by the coding sequence GTGACCGATGCGCCGGTGCCCGGCACGGTGAACGCCACACACGCAGCCGGTGCGGAGCCCGACGCCGTGGGCGCGGCGACCGTGCCGGACACTGCCGCCGACCCGCCCGGTACGCGGGTGGCCGACGCCTCGGCCGACAGGAGCGCGCCCGGCACGCGCGTGGCCGATGTCGACGCCACCGCGCCCGGCGCGGGCGGCCTCGTCGTGGACAGCGGGCGGATCGGTGCCCATCTCGCCGGCTTCGCCGCGCTCAGTGAAGGCGGGCCCGGGTGCACCCGGTTGGCGTACAGCCGGCTGGAGCGGGAGGCGCATGCCGTGTTCGCCGCGCACATGGGGGCGCTCGGGCTGGCCGTGGGGACGGATGAGGCCGGCAACACGGTCGCCGAGCTGGCCGGGACGGGGGAGGGCGGCGCCGTCGGGACCGGGTCGCACCTGGACACGGTGCCGCAGGGCGGCGGGTTCGACGGCATCGTCGGGGTCGTCGCGGCCATGGAGGTCGCCGAGGTCGTCGTCCGGCAGGGCGTACCGCACCGCAGGCCCTGGCGGTTCGTGGCCTTCGCCGCGGAGGAGGGCGCCCGCTTCGGCCAGGCCTGCAACGGCAGCCGGATGGCCGCGGGCCTGACCGGCGCCGCCGACCTGGCCGGCTTCACCGACCGGGACGGCGTCACCATGGCCGCGGCGATGGCGGCGGCGGGGCTGCGGCCCGACCGGGTGGACCGGGCGCGCTGGCGGCCCGAGGACTGGTTCGCCTTTGTCGAACTGCACATCGAGCAGGGCGAGGTGCTGCGCTCGCAGGGCCTCGGCATCGGGGTGGTGGACGTCATCTCCGGCAGCACCCGGCTGCGGGTGCGCGTCGAGGGCCGCGCCACCCACTCCGGCGGCACCCCCATGCACCTGCGCAGGGACGCGCTGGTGACCGCCGCCGAGTGCGTGGTGCTGGGCGACCGGCTCGCCCGCGACCCGCAGCACCGCGGGGTACGCGTCACGGTCGGCCGGCTCGGCGTCGAACCCGGGTCGATCACCACCGTGCCGGGCGCGGTCGAATTCTTCGTCGACATCCGCGACGTGGACCCCGTACGGCAGCGGGCCACCGCCACCGCGCTGGCCCGCGACTTCGACGCGCTCGCCCGGTCCCACGGCGTCGGGCTCAGCACGGAGGTCGTCGCCGACACCTCGCCGGTGCTGCTGCCCGGCTGGGTGGCCGACCACGCCAGGGACGCCTGCGCGGCGCTGGGCTCCGCCTACCGCGTCCTGCCGAGCGGCGCGAGCCATGACGCCCAGCAGATCAACCATGTCGTGCCGACCGGGCTGCTGTTCGTACCCAGCGACGACGGGCTCAGCCACGTACCCGAGGAGTTCACGCCCACGGACCAGATCGCCGCCGGCGTACGCGTCCTGCTGGAGACACTCCGGCGGCTGGACGGGGCGGACCGGTGA
- a CDS encoding lytic polysaccharide monooxygenase, whose translation MKRNSKRNRKLSLIAALATLLSALGIVLLGQGSAQAHGVAMAPGSRTYLCYQDAKTPTGALTPTNPACAAAVAQSGTTPLYNWFAVLDSNAAGRTSGYVPDGTLCSAGNKSPYDFSAYNAARDDWPRTHLTSGSTIQLQYSNWAAHPGTFHIYVTKQGWSPTTPLAWADLDPIGTSTNPPAVGSPGTDGGHYYWDQALPAGRTGNALIFIQWVRSDSNENFFSCSDVAFDGGHGEVTGIHLGSTTPPTTPPPTSQPPTTPPPTSQPPTTPPPTSQPPTTPPPTTPPGDGTCMAMYSVTNAWSGGFQGEVEVMNHGTSPTSHWKVNWTPGTGTQISSLWNGTLTTSGGAVSVTNAAYNGTIAPDGNTTFGFTANSTGNNLPIGSTTCTFS comes from the coding sequence TTGAAGAGAAACTCGAAGAGAAACAGGAAGCTCTCCTTAATCGCTGCCCTCGCCACGCTGCTCTCGGCCCTCGGCATCGTCCTGCTCGGCCAGGGCTCCGCCCAGGCGCACGGCGTCGCGATGGCGCCCGGCTCGCGTACGTACCTCTGCTACCAGGACGCCAAGACCCCCACCGGCGCGCTCACCCCGACCAACCCGGCCTGTGCCGCGGCGGTCGCCCAGAGCGGTACGACGCCGCTCTACAACTGGTTCGCGGTGCTCGACTCCAACGCGGCCGGCCGCACCTCCGGCTACGTGCCCGACGGGACGCTGTGCAGCGCGGGCAACAAGTCGCCGTACGACTTCTCCGCCTACAACGCGGCCCGCGACGACTGGCCGCGCACGCACCTGACGTCCGGCTCCACGATCCAGCTCCAGTACAGCAACTGGGCCGCGCACCCGGGCACGTTCCACATCTACGTGACCAAGCAGGGCTGGTCCCCGACCACCCCGCTGGCCTGGGCCGACCTGGACCCGATCGGGACCAGCACCAACCCGCCCGCGGTGGGCTCGCCGGGCACCGACGGCGGCCACTACTACTGGGACCAGGCGCTGCCCGCGGGCCGTACGGGCAACGCGCTGATCTTCATCCAGTGGGTGCGCTCCGACAGCAACGAGAACTTCTTCTCCTGCTCCGACGTCGCCTTCGACGGCGGCCACGGCGAGGTCACCGGCATCCACCTCGGCAGCACCACCCCGCCGACCACGCCGCCGCCCACGTCCCAGCCGCCGACCACCCCTCCCCCCACCTCGCAGCCCCCGACGACCCCGCCGCCCACCTCGCAGCCGCCGACCACCCCGCCCCCCACCACCCCGCCGGGCGACGGCACCTGCATGGCCATGTACTCGGTGACCAACGCCTGGAGCGGCGGTTTCCAGGGCGAGGTCGAGGTCATGAACCACGGGACCTCGCCGACGAGCCACTGGAAGGTCAACTGGACGCCGGGCACCGGGACGCAGATCAGCAGCCTGTGGAACGGCACCCTGACCACCAGCGGCGGGGCCGTGAGCGTGACCAACGCCGCCTACAACGGCACGATCGCCCCGGACGGGAACACCACGTTCGGCTTCACGGCCAACTCGACCGGCAACAACCTCCCCATCGGGTCCACCACCTGCACGTTCTCATGA
- a CDS encoding sensor histidine kinase, whose protein sequence is MTSSAERAVPTMAYGYEAQEQERHRVPVAVRAPFEARTWREFGYALLNLPMAVTGFVWTVTMLSLSAGLLITFIGLPLLVLSLGGCRAIGRVERGRARGLLLLDVDEPGPVRTKGKGFLARMGAQLGSGVNWRHAIYTLLHFPWGIFTFSVSLSFFTYGWGLLTYPLWRWIFPVYFGQQGLQMYGSGDGRHGWWLHTPADMALCVLVGGLLVLAMPWVIRGMAHVDRMMVLGLLGPSRLDDRVTELESDRGVVVDTAAADLRRIERDLHDGAQARLVALAMDLGMAKEKLLEDPAVGAVMVEEAHGEVKIALQELRDLARGIHPAILTDRGLGPALSAVAARCTVPVTVTVDLPARPVPAIEGIAYFTVSELLQNVSKHSGASRASVDVWQVEDRLMLYVSDNGRGGASLSAGSGLAGLAERLDSVDGVLAVDSPPGGPTRVTAELPWRA, encoded by the coding sequence ATGACGAGCAGCGCGGAAAGGGCGGTCCCGACCATGGCGTACGGCTACGAGGCTCAGGAGCAGGAGCGGCACCGCGTCCCGGTCGCGGTGCGGGCGCCCTTCGAGGCCAGGACGTGGCGGGAGTTCGGCTACGCGCTGCTGAACCTGCCGATGGCCGTCACCGGCTTCGTGTGGACCGTCACGATGCTCTCGCTCAGCGCGGGCCTGCTCATCACCTTCATCGGGCTGCCGCTGCTGGTGCTGAGCCTGGGCGGCTGCCGGGCGATCGGCCGGGTCGAGCGCGGCAGGGCCCGCGGGCTGCTGCTGCTCGACGTGGACGAGCCGGGGCCGGTCCGCACCAAGGGCAAGGGCTTCCTGGCCAGGATGGGTGCCCAGCTCGGCAGCGGCGTCAACTGGCGGCACGCCATCTACACGCTGCTGCACTTCCCGTGGGGCATCTTCACCTTCTCCGTCTCCCTCAGCTTCTTCACCTACGGCTGGGGCCTGCTGACGTACCCGCTGTGGCGCTGGATCTTCCCGGTCTACTTCGGGCAGCAGGGCCTCCAGATGTACGGCAGCGGCGACGGCCGGCACGGCTGGTGGCTGCACACCCCGGCGGACATGGCGCTGTGCGTGCTCGTCGGCGGGCTGCTGGTGCTGGCCATGCCCTGGGTGATCCGCGGTATGGCCCACGTGGACCGGATGATGGTGCTCGGCCTGCTCGGCCCTTCCCGGCTGGACGACCGGGTCACCGAACTGGAGTCCGACCGGGGTGTCGTGGTGGACACCGCCGCGGCCGACCTGCGGCGGATCGAGCGCGACCTGCACGACGGGGCGCAGGCCCGCCTCGTCGCCCTCGCGATGGACCTCGGCATGGCGAAGGAGAAGCTGCTGGAGGACCCGGCGGTGGGCGCGGTCATGGTCGAGGAGGCGCACGGCGAGGTCAAGATCGCCCTCCAGGAGCTGCGCGACCTGGCCCGCGGCATCCACCCGGCGATCCTCACCGACCGCGGCCTCGGCCCGGCGCTGTCCGCGGTCGCCGCCCGCTGCACGGTGCCGGTCACCGTCACCGTGGACCTGCCGGCCCGTCCGGTGCCCGCCATCGAGGGCATCGCGTACTTCACCGTCTCCGAGCTGCTGCAGAACGTCAGCAAGCACAGCGGCGCCTCCCGCGCCTCGGTGGACGTCTGGCAGGTCGAGGACCGGCTGATGCTGTACGTGTCCGACAACGGGCGCGGCGGCGCGTCCCTGTCGGCAGGTTCCGGGCTGGCCGGTCTGGCCGAGCGCCTCGACTCCGTGGACGGTGTCCTCGCGGTCGACTCCCCGCCCGGCGGCCCGACCCGCGTGACGGCCGAGCTGCCCTGGCGCGCCTGA
- a CDS encoding sensor histidine kinase, giving the protein MNASPPSASRTVTAAAADPADSAALPPPRFAFDAVTWKEILNLLLNLPMSILGFVYVVATLSIGAGLSVTVIGLPLLAMGLLGCRMLGTVERARARRLLGVQVDDPRPLRPGNLGFLPWLWVTLKDPVAWRHALYLAIRLPWGIVTFTVTLTSLFVAWPVLPFLSRGMSAVDRALVRGLLQPSDELEQRIAELESDRGVVVDTAAADLRRIERDLHDGAQARLVALAMDLGLAREKLLEDPEAAARMVDEAHGEVKVALQELRDLARGIHPAILTDRGLDAALSSVATRCTVPVSVTADLPARPAEAIEGIAYFTVSELLQNVSKHSGASHASVDLWRSSDRLMIQVRDDGRGGADVSAGSGLAGLAERLDSVDGLFVVASPAGGPTVVTAELPWRDRDFRRPQR; this is encoded by the coding sequence ATGAACGCCTCGCCGCCCTCCGCATCCCGCACGGTCACCGCCGCCGCGGCCGACCCGGCCGACAGCGCCGCCCTCCCGCCGCCGCGCTTCGCCTTCGACGCCGTGACGTGGAAGGAGATCCTCAACCTGCTGCTCAACCTCCCGATGTCGATCCTCGGCTTCGTCTACGTCGTCGCGACGCTGTCGATCGGCGCGGGCCTGTCGGTCACCGTGATCGGCCTGCCGCTGCTCGCGATGGGCCTGCTGGGCTGCCGGATGCTGGGCACGGTGGAGCGGGCCAGGGCGCGCAGGCTGCTGGGGGTGCAGGTGGACGACCCCCGTCCGCTGCGGCCCGGCAACCTGGGCTTCCTGCCCTGGCTGTGGGTCACGCTGAAGGATCCGGTGGCCTGGCGGCACGCGCTGTATCTGGCCATCCGGCTGCCGTGGGGCATCGTCACCTTCACCGTGACGCTGACCTCGCTCTTCGTCGCCTGGCCTGTGCTGCCGTTCCTGTCCCGCGGGATGTCGGCGGTGGACCGGGCGCTGGTACGCGGGCTGCTCCAGCCGTCCGACGAGCTGGAGCAGCGGATCGCGGAACTGGAGTCCGACCGGGGTGTCGTGGTGGACACCGCCGCGGCCGACCTGCGGCGGATCGAGCGCGACCTGCACGACGGGGCGCAGGCCCGCCTCGTCGCCCTCGCGATGGACCTCGGCCTGGCCAGGGAGAAGCTGCTCGAAGACCCCGAGGCGGCGGCCCGGATGGTCGACGAGGCGCACGGCGAGGTGAAGGTCGCCCTCCAGGAGCTGCGCGACCTGGCCCGCGGCATCCACCCGGCTATCCTCACCGACCGCGGCCTGGACGCCGCCCTGTCGTCGGTGGCCACCCGCTGCACGGTCCCGGTCTCGGTCACCGCGGACCTGCCCGCCCGCCCGGCCGAGGCGATCGAGGGCATCGCCTACTTCACCGTCTCCGAGCTGCTGCAGAACGTCAGCAAGCACAGCGGCGCCTCGCACGCCTCGGTGGACCTGTGGCGCAGCTCCGACCGGCTGATGATCCAGGTGCGCGACGACGGCCGCGGCGGCGCCGACGTGTCGGCGGGCTCGGGCCTGGCGGGGCTCGCGGAGCGCCTCGACTCGGTGGACGGCCTCTTCGTGGTCGCCTCTCCGGCCGGCGGCCCGACCGTCGTGACGGCGGAACTCCCCTGGCGCGACCGCGACTTCCGCCGGCCGCAGCGGTGA
- a CDS encoding NADH-quinone oxidoreductase subunit A has translation MSERVNEGRTDVDYFHGYSVVGLVAVVGVLFVSVAFASGRLLRPVVPTPEKMLTYECGVDPVGEDWAHTQIRYYVYSFLYVIFAVDAIFLFPWATVFAAPGYGGTTLVEMFVFIGFLAVGLLYAWKKGVLEWT, from the coding sequence ATGAGTGAACGAGTCAACGAGGGGCGGACGGACGTGGACTACTTCCACGGCTACTCGGTCGTCGGCCTGGTCGCAGTCGTCGGTGTGCTCTTCGTGTCCGTCGCCTTCGCCTCCGGCCGCCTGCTGCGGCCGGTCGTGCCGACGCCGGAGAAGATGCTCACCTACGAATGCGGGGTCGACCCGGTCGGCGAGGACTGGGCGCACACCCAGATCCGCTACTACGTGTACTCCTTCCTTTACGTGATCTTCGCGGTCGACGCGATCTTCCTCTTCCCCTGGGCGACGGTCTTCGCCGCGCCCGGTTACGGGGGCACGACGCTGGTGGAGATGTTCGTCTTCATCGGCTTCCTCGCGGTCGGGCTGCTCTACGCCTGGAAGAAGGGCGTCCTGGAATGGACCTGA